From Cytophagia bacterium CHB2, one genomic window encodes:
- a CDS encoding sigma-54-dependent Fis family transcriptional regulator, whose product MNALPGKVNGAQDDLHTLRDEIGLVGDSPEIWQMLETIQQVAPTNIPVLILGESGTGKELVANAIHRLSPRADKPFVVVNAGAIPEGIIESELFGHEKGAFTGAIGSRKGYFEQADGGTLFLDEVGDMPLPAQVKFLRLLEGKDFIRVGGSSNRNVDVRVVAATNKDLREAVEHGRFREDLFFRLNAIRLRIPSLRDRLQDVPALVKKFVNDFCRENRIEFEGMSEGAIRALQDYHWPGNVRELRNFVEMLIVIERGRRVDENVVRQHLPRRSEYDRRLPVPLNRRSEEVEREFIYRALIDLKNEIAQLRELIVGRYVSPMRRLKPGGFVETDVVQDVSADEVGNEEEDMESIEGMQKRLIYEALQRTNGNRRKAAKILKISERTLYRKIKEYNLPF is encoded by the coding sequence ATGAATGCTCTTCCGGGGAAGGTTAACGGCGCGCAAGACGATTTGCACACGTTGCGCGACGAGATTGGCCTGGTCGGCGACTCGCCGGAAATCTGGCAGATGCTCGAAACGATCCAGCAAGTTGCGCCCACGAATATTCCAGTATTGATTCTTGGCGAGAGCGGCACCGGTAAAGAACTGGTGGCCAACGCGATTCACCGTCTCAGCCCGCGCGCCGACAAACCGTTTGTGGTGGTGAATGCCGGCGCCATTCCCGAAGGAATCATCGAGTCGGAATTATTCGGGCATGAAAAGGGCGCGTTCACCGGCGCAATCGGCTCGCGCAAGGGCTATTTCGAGCAAGCCGACGGCGGCACGCTGTTTCTCGATGAAGTCGGCGACATGCCGCTGCCGGCGCAAGTCAAGTTTTTGCGCTTGCTCGAAGGCAAGGATTTTATTCGCGTCGGCGGCAGCAGCAATCGCAATGTGGATGTGCGCGTGGTCGCCGCCACCAACAAGGATTTGCGCGAGGCGGTTGAGCACGGCCGGTTCCGGGAGGATTTGTTCTTCCGTTTGAATGCGATCCGGCTGCGCATTCCGTCCTTGCGCGATCGCTTGCAGGATGTTCCGGCGCTCGTCAAGAAGTTTGTGAATGATTTCTGCCGTGAAAATAGAATCGAATTCGAGGGCATGTCTGAGGGCGCGATTCGCGCGTTGCAGGATTATCACTGGCCCGGCAATGTGCGTGAGCTGCGGAATTTTGTGGAAATGTTGATTGTTATAGAACGCGGCAGGCGCGTCGACGAAAATGTTGTGCGCCAGCATTTGCCGCGCCGGTCAGAGTATGATCGCCGTTTGCCCGTGCCGTTGAACCGCCGCAGTGAAGAAGTCGAGCGCGAGTTTATTTATCGCGCGCTGATCGATCTTAAAAACGAAATTGCGCAGTTGCGCGAGTTGATTGTCGGGCGTTACGTTTCGCCGATGCGGCGTCTCAAACCGGGCGGCTTTGTGGAGACGGATGTCGTGCAGGATGTGAGCGCCGATGAAGTCGGCAACGAAGAAGAAGACATGGAATCGATCGAGGGCATGCAAAAGCGCTTGATTTACGAAGCCCTGCAACGCACCAACGGCAATCGCCGCAAGGCTGCCAAGATTCTCAAAATCAGCGAACGCACGCTTTACCGCAAAATCAAAGAGTATAATTTGCCGTTTTAG
- a CDS encoding SDR family oxidoreductase has product MKILVTGGAGFIGSHIVDALIAQGHDVAVMDNLITGRKENLNSQAKFYHVDIRDQEVENIFQRERFEVVYHQAAQMDVRKSVADPRYDAEVNILGTLNLLQQAQKTNVKKFIFASTGGAIYGEQVQFPADEEHPTWPASPYGITKLACEKYIVFFGQNYGINYALLRYANVYGPRQSPHGEAGVVAIFTSRMLGGEQPMINGDGKQTRDYVYVGDVVAANLRALDYPQNDYFNVGTGIETDVNQLFRILNQATGNRVKELHGAAKAGEQLRSVLSHDKAARLLGWRPKVTLEQGLTQTVQWFQNKR; this is encoded by the coding sequence ATGAAGATTTTGGTTACCGGTGGAGCCGGTTTCATTGGGTCTCACATTGTTGATGCGTTGATCGCGCAGGGACACGACGTTGCCGTGATGGATAATTTGATCACCGGGCGAAAAGAGAATCTCAATTCGCAGGCAAAATTCTATCATGTTGATATTCGGGATCAAGAGGTGGAGAACATCTTTCAGCGCGAGCGCTTTGAAGTCGTTTATCATCAAGCTGCACAGATGGATGTGCGCAAATCGGTCGCGGATCCGCGTTATGATGCCGAGGTGAACATTCTCGGCACCTTGAACCTGTTGCAGCAGGCGCAAAAGACGAATGTGAAGAAATTCATTTTTGCTTCCACCGGCGGCGCGATTTATGGCGAGCAAGTGCAGTTTCCGGCAGATGAAGAGCATCCCACCTGGCCGGCGTCACCCTACGGCATCACCAAGCTGGCGTGCGAAAAATATATCGTTTTCTTCGGGCAAAATTACGGCATCAACTATGCCTTGTTGCGTTACGCCAATGTTTACGGCCCGCGCCAAAGCCCGCATGGCGAAGCCGGCGTGGTGGCGATTTTCACCTCGCGCATGCTGGGCGGTGAGCAGCCTATGATCAACGGCGACGGCAAGCAGACGCGCGACTATGTTTACGTGGGCGACGTCGTGGCGGCAAATCTGCGCGCGCTTGACTATCCCCAAAACGATTATTTTAATGTCGGCACCGGCATTGAAACAGACGTCAACCAGTTGTTTCGCATTCTCAATCAAGCCACGGGCAACCGCGTGAAGGAGTTGCACGGTGCGGCGAAAGCCGGTGAACAATTACGCAGTGTGTTGTCACATGATAAAGCCGCCAGGCTGTTGGGTTGGCGACCGAAGGTGACGCTCGAACAGGGCCTGACTCAGACCGTGCAGTGGTTTCAGAACAAGCGATGA
- the purD gene encoding phosphoribosylamine--glycine ligase, with the protein MRILVIGGGGREHAMVILTLSMAPGNPGIAQLAECVDISPVRVPELLHFARTAKIDMTVVGPEAPLVAGIVDNFEEQGLAIFGPSQAAAQIEGSKVFAKEFMRRHGIPTADYRIFEQEGAARDYLSNCAIPIVIKADGLAAGKGAIVAKSREEANAAIAAIFAQKIFGEAGKRVVIEEFMPGEEVSVLCLTDGVNFITLPPAQDHKAVYDGDTGPNTGGMGAYAPAPVMNRVLQQRVEREILQPTIQGLAKEGRRYRGVLYAGLMITADGPKVVEFNCRLGDPEAQVILPLLKGDLAELMWRTMHDALPAAEEASHSAWALTVVMASAGYPGDYQKGKAISGIRQSDDENVLTFHSGTARDSENRLVTNGGRVLAVTGLGNTFEQARERAYAGVNRISFAGAHYRSDIGAKAVKHLK; encoded by the coding sequence TTGCGTATTCTCGTCATCGGCGGCGGCGGGCGTGAGCATGCGATGGTAATTCTCACTCTTTCAATGGCGCCCGGCAATCCCGGCATTGCGCAATTGGCGGAATGTGTCGATATTTCTCCGGTTCGTGTCCCAGAACTGTTGCATTTTGCGCGAACAGCGAAAATCGACATGACCGTGGTTGGACCGGAAGCGCCGTTGGTGGCAGGCATTGTTGACAATTTTGAAGAACAGGGTTTGGCGATTTTCGGCCCTTCGCAAGCGGCGGCGCAGATTGAGGGCAGCAAGGTTTTCGCAAAAGAGTTCATGCGCCGGCACGGCATCCCAACGGCTGATTATAGAATTTTTGAACAGGAAGGAGCCGCGCGCGACTATCTTTCCAATTGTGCGATTCCGATTGTGATAAAAGCTGACGGCCTTGCCGCCGGTAAAGGCGCAATCGTGGCAAAATCCCGCGAAGAAGCCAATGCAGCCATTGCCGCCATCTTCGCCCAAAAAATTTTCGGCGAAGCCGGTAAGCGCGTGGTGATTGAAGAATTCATGCCCGGCGAAGAAGTTTCGGTGTTGTGCCTCACCGACGGCGTGAATTTCATCACCTTGCCGCCGGCGCAGGATCACAAAGCCGTGTATGACGGCGACACCGGCCCGAATACCGGCGGCATGGGCGCATATGCTCCTGCGCCCGTCATGAATCGTGTTTTGCAGCAACGTGTCGAACGTGAAATTTTGCAGCCCACGATTCAAGGCCTGGCGAAAGAAGGCCGGAGGTATCGCGGCGTTTTGTATGCCGGTTTGATGATTACGGCTGACGGTCCCAAAGTCGTCGAATTCAACTGCCGCTTGGGTGATCCGGAAGCGCAGGTGATTTTGCCTTTGCTGAAGGGGGATTTAGCTGAGTTGATGTGGCGCACGATGCACGACGCGCTGCCAGCGGCCGAAGAAGCAAGCCATTCGGCATGGGCGCTCACCGTTGTGATGGCCTCGGCGGGCTATCCCGGGGATTATCAAAAAGGCAAAGCAATCTCGGGTATACGCCAAAGCGATGATGAAAATGTTTTGACGTTTCATTCGGGCACGGCGCGCGATTCGGAAAACCGGCTGGTAACCAACGGCGGCCGTGTGCTTGCGGTGACGGGGTTGGGCAATACGTTTGAGCAGGCGCGTGAGCGCGCCTATGCAGGCGTAAACCGCATTTCCTTTGCAGGCGCGCACTACCGCAGCGATATTGGGGCGAAAGCGGTGAAACATTTAAAATGA
- the uvrB gene encoding excinuclease ABC subunit UvrB, whose product MDRFELVSDYQPTGDQPQAIQELTAGLENGEKHQTLLGVTGSGKTFTLANVIAKVNRPVLVISHNKTLAAQLYGEFKSFFPRNAVEYFISYYDYYQPEAYVPTTDTYIEKDTAINDEIDRLRLKATSALLSRKDVLIVASVSCIYGLGDPEDYKAELLMLNRGQRIERNRILERLVDMQYTRNDFDFSRGTFRVRGDVVEVIPAYEREAYRIEMFGNEIESFSQINTLTGEILGEVDSVAIFPAKHFVTPREKVLRALAAIRIELAERLEWFRQHNKLLEAQRLEMRTNFDLEMLQEIGTCHGVENYSRHLSGRQAGQRPFTLIDYFPKDFITIIDESHATIPQITAMYHGDRSRKETLVEHGFRLPSALDNRPLKFEEYESMMNQMIYVSATPAAYELEKSRGVIVEQVIRPTGLMDPEVDVRPVANQIDDLIGEIRQRVARQERVLVTTLTKRMAEDLTDYLAELDIRVRYLHSEIDALDRVEIVRDLRLAEFDVLVGVNLLREGLDLPEVSLVAILDADKEGYLRSERSLIQTGGRAARNVNGKVIMYADRITGSMRKMIDETDRRREIQRKYNEEHGITPKTIYKSTEEILSSTQVADVRADSKYNRETPAQISESAWQKLSPFEREELLDRLEKEMLDAAKKLEFERAAELRNEIEHLKTGEKKKAVATYTVKKSKRRRR is encoded by the coding sequence ATGGACCGATTTGAACTGGTTTCAGACTACCAACCCACCGGCGATCAGCCGCAAGCGATTCAAGAGCTTACGGCAGGTCTCGAAAACGGTGAAAAACACCAAACCTTGTTGGGCGTAACCGGTAGTGGTAAAACATTCACTCTGGCGAACGTGATCGCAAAAGTGAATCGCCCGGTGCTGGTCATTTCTCACAATAAAACACTCGCGGCTCAGCTTTACGGCGAATTTAAGAGTTTTTTCCCGCGTAATGCCGTGGAATATTTTATCAGTTATTATGATTACTATCAGCCCGAAGCTTATGTACCGACGACGGATACCTACATCGAAAAAGACACGGCGATCAACGATGAAATCGACCGTTTGCGCCTGAAGGCCACCAGCGCGTTGCTGTCGCGCAAAGATGTTCTGATCGTGGCCTCGGTGTCGTGCATTTACGGCTTGGGCGATCCGGAAGATTACAAGGCCGAGCTGCTCATGCTCAATCGCGGCCAGCGCATCGAACGCAACCGCATTTTGGAGCGGCTGGTCGATATGCAATACACGCGCAATGATTTCGATTTCAGCCGCGGCACGTTTCGCGTGCGCGGGGACGTCGTCGAAGTCATTCCGGCCTACGAGCGCGAGGCGTATCGCATTGAAATGTTCGGCAATGAAATCGAATCCTTTTCTCAGATTAACACATTAACCGGCGAAATCTTGGGCGAAGTCGACAGTGTTGCCATCTTTCCGGCCAAGCATTTCGTCACCCCGCGGGAAAAAGTGTTGCGCGCCCTCGCTGCGATTCGAATCGAGTTGGCCGAGCGTTTGGAATGGTTTCGACAGCACAACAAACTGCTGGAAGCACAGCGCCTCGAGATGCGCACGAATTTTGATCTCGAAATGCTGCAGGAAATCGGCACCTGCCATGGCGTCGAAAACTACTCGCGACATCTTTCCGGCCGGCAAGCGGGGCAACGCCCGTTCACATTAATTGATTATTTCCCGAAAGATTTTATCACAATCATCGACGAGTCACACGCGACCATCCCGCAAATAACGGCCATGTATCATGGCGATCGTTCGCGCAAAGAAACGCTGGTCGAACACGGCTTTCGCCTGCCCTCGGCGCTCGACAATCGGCCGTTGAAGTTCGAGGAATATGAGTCGATGATGAACCAGATGATTTATGTTTCGGCAACGCCGGCAGCCTACGAACTGGAGAAGAGCCGCGGCGTGATTGTCGAACAGGTGATTCGCCCGACCGGCTTGATGGATCCCGAAGTCGACGTGCGCCCGGTGGCAAATCAAATAGATGATTTGATCGGTGAAATTCGCCAGCGCGTGGCAAGACAGGAACGCGTCTTGGTGACGACGCTTACGAAGCGCATGGCCGAGGATTTGACGGATTATCTCGCGGAGTTGGACATCCGCGTGCGCTATTTGCATTCGGAAATCGATGCGCTTGATCGCGTCGAAATTGTGCGTGATTTGCGCCTGGCGGAATTCGACGTGCTCGTCGGCGTGAATTTGCTGCGTGAAGGCCTGGATTTGCCGGAAGTTTCGCTGGTTGCGATTCTCGATGCGGACAAAGAAGGCTATTTGCGCAGCGAGCGTTCACTAATTCAAACCGGCGGCCGCGCCGCGCGCAACGTGAATGGCAAAGTGATCATGTATGCCGATAGGATTACCGGCTCGATGCGCAAAATGATCGACGAAACCGATCGCCGGCGCGAGATTCAGCGAAAGTATAATGAAGAACACGGCATCACGCCGAAGACCATTTACAAAAGCACGGAAGAAATTTTAAGCTCGACGCAAGTGGCGGATGTCAGGGCCGACAGCAAATACAATCGTGAAACCCCGGCGCAAATTTCTGAATCGGCCTGGCAAAAGCTGTCGCCATTTGAGCGAGAGGAATTGCTCGATCGCCTCGAAAAAGAAATGCTCGATGCGGCGAAAAAACTCGAATTCGAGCGCGCTGCAGAATTACGCAATGAAATCGAGCATCTGAAAACCGGAGAGAAGAAGAAAGCCGTCGCAACCTACACTGTTAAAAAAAGCAAGCGGCGGAGGAGATGA
- a CDS encoding TerC family protein — MDWLTDPQAWIALVTLTALEIVLGIDNIIFISILAGKLPHEQQQRARTLGLALAMISRIVLLFSLTWVMRLTKPLFTILSNEISGRDIILIVGGLFLLAKSTFEIHEKLEGEEEHKKAKLKASFASVLIQIMLLDIVFSLDSVITAIGMANRVAIMVTAVVIAVGFMMVFAGAISEFVHRRPTVKMLALSFLLLIGVTLIAEGFDQHISKGYIYFAMAFSVFVEMLNLRIRARETEPVRLRGEVSLQAGTHSAA, encoded by the coding sequence ATGGATTGGCTTACCGACCCGCAAGCCTGGATTGCGCTGGTGACGTTGACCGCGCTCGAAATCGTGCTTGGCATCGATAACATCATTTTCATATCGATTTTGGCGGGCAAATTGCCGCACGAGCAACAGCAGCGCGCGCGCACACTTGGCCTGGCGCTGGCCATGATTTCACGCATTGTGCTGCTCTTTTCGTTGACTTGGGTGATGCGCTTGACCAAGCCCTTGTTCACAATTTTGAGCAATGAAATTTCAGGGCGCGATATTATTCTCATCGTTGGCGGGTTGTTCCTGCTCGCCAAAAGCACGTTTGAAATTCACGAAAAGCTTGAAGGCGAGGAAGAACACAAAAAAGCCAAGCTGAAAGCCTCATTCGCGAGCGTGTTGATTCAGATTATGTTGCTCGATATCGTTTTCTCGCTTGATTCCGTGATTACGGCGATCGGCATGGCCAATCGCGTCGCCATCATGGTCACGGCCGTTGTCATTGCCGTGGGATTCATGATGGTATTCGCCGGCGCCATCAGTGAATTTGTCCACCGCCGGCCCACCGTGAAAATGCTTGCGCTCAGCTTTTTGTTGTTGATTGGGGTGACGCTCATCGCCGAGGGTTTTGATCAGCATATTTCCAAGGGCTATATCTATTTTGCCATGGCGTTTTCGGTGTTTGTTGAGATGTTGAATTTGCGCATACGCGCGCGCGAAACCGAACCGGTGAGGCTGCGGGGCGAGGTTTCTCTGCAAGCCGGCACCCATTCAGCAGCTTAA
- a CDS encoding PAS domain S-box protein — protein sequence MDSLIKELQSLRNQFNDFLYYLPEALLEIDIVVPHLTYMNRMAHILFGYSEEDFARGSIEIPQLFAEQEFERAVALIKSYVAESRAQQQQYSRSGRQDIYEFMMRKKDGSVFPAETQTSFVLDKNGVPIAMRTLIRDVSERKQAEEARLRALAAETRAQTVEALNQTLQKEIAERTRVEKALRESEDRYRKLFENHVSRADTSLASTRLNAAPPIRSGSHLHDTGASQSESASQPPPEGQISWTQTAEGLDDFAGGMAHLFNNLLTIILGNANLALQDLPENAPLRNPIEQIEAAALRAAELTNQIVAFTGKARFNAQSVNLSTLLIEMQPMLRTLVTERVKLSYALAADLPDIQADAAQMQQVVSNLFLNASDAINGQDGEITVTTGLQQTNDAVPAGNQPEALPRGAYVFLEIRDTGGGMTEETRARMFEPFFSTKFTGRGLGLAAVRGIVRSHRGIIQVASEVGRGTAIKIFFPTS from the coding sequence ATGGATTCTTTGATCAAAGAATTGCAAAGTCTGCGCAATCAGTTCAACGATTTTCTTTACTATTTGCCGGAAGCGTTGCTGGAAATTGATATCGTCGTGCCACATCTTACTTACATGAACCGGATGGCGCATATCTTGTTTGGATATTCCGAAGAGGATTTTGCGCGTGGCAGCATCGAGATTCCGCAGCTCTTTGCCGAACAAGAGTTCGAGCGCGCCGTGGCGCTCATCAAGTCTTATGTTGCCGAGAGCCGCGCGCAGCAACAGCAATACTCGCGCTCGGGACGGCAGGATATTTACGAATTTATGATGCGCAAAAAAGACGGCTCAGTTTTTCCCGCGGAGACGCAAACCTCGTTCGTGTTGGATAAAAACGGCGTTCCCATCGCGATGCGCACGCTCATTCGCGATGTTTCTGAGCGCAAACAAGCCGAAGAAGCGCGGCTGCGCGCGCTGGCAGCCGAAACCCGGGCTCAAACCGTGGAAGCGCTCAATCAAACTCTGCAAAAGGAAATTGCCGAGCGCACGCGCGTCGAAAAAGCGCTGCGCGAAAGCGAAGATCGTTATCGCAAGCTGTTTGAAAATCACGTTTCACGCGCGGATACCTCGCTCGCTTCGACCCGGCTCAATGCGGCGCCCCCGATACGCTCCGGTTCACATTTGCATGATACCGGCGCATCACAATCCGAAAGCGCCTCCCAGCCCCCGCCAGAAGGTCAAATTTCATGGACGCAGACCGCCGAAGGTTTGGATGATTTTGCCGGCGGCATGGCTCATCTCTTCAACAATTTGTTGACCATTATTCTGGGTAATGCCAATCTTGCGTTGCAAGACCTGCCGGAAAATGCGCCATTGCGCAACCCGATCGAGCAGATTGAAGCAGCCGCATTGCGCGCGGCTGAGTTGACGAATCAAATCGTTGCTTTCACCGGCAAGGCGCGCTTCAACGCGCAATCCGTGAATCTTTCCACCTTGCTCATCGAAATGCAGCCGATGCTGAGAACTTTGGTTACCGAACGCGTCAAGCTAAGCTATGCGCTTGCGGCCGACTTACCGGACATTCAGGCCGATGCCGCGCAAATGCAGCAAGTCGTTTCGAATTTGTTTTTGAATGCTTCGGATGCGATCAATGGCCAGGACGGCGAAATAACGGTGACGACGGGCCTGCAACAAACGAATGATGCGGTACCAGCCGGAAATCAACCGGAGGCGTTGCCGCGCGGCGCCTACGTTTTTTTGGAAATCCGGGATACCGGCGGCGGCATGACGGAGGAAACCCGTGCGCGCATGTTCGAACCGTTTTTTAGCACGAAATTCACCGGACGGGGGCTCGGGCTGGCGGCGGTGCGCGGCATCGTGCGGTCGCATCGCGGCATAATCCAGGTGGCGAGTGAAGTTGGCCGCGGCACAGCTATCAAGATATTTTTTCCTACCTCATGA
- a CDS encoding 4a-hydroxytetrahydrobiopterin dehydratase codes for MVAIKKLSEAEIEDNLAALRGWALVNGKLHKSLHFGSFVEAFGFMASVALIAESMNHHPEWSNVYNRVAIDLTTHDAGGISQRDFDLAAKIDALM; via the coding sequence ATGGTAGCCATCAAGAAATTATCCGAGGCCGAAATCGAAGATAACCTGGCGGCCTTGCGCGGCTGGGCTTTGGTGAACGGCAAATTGCATAAGAGTTTGCACTTCGGTTCTTTCGTCGAAGCCTTCGGGTTTATGGCGAGCGTTGCGCTGATTGCGGAGTCGATGAATCATCACCCGGAGTGGTCGAATGTCTATAATCGCGTTGCCATCGATTTGACCACGCATGACGCCGGCGGCATCAGTCAACGCGATTTTGATCTAGCTGCCAAGATTGATGCACTGATGTAG